A portion of the Segatella copri DSM 18205 genome contains these proteins:
- a CDS encoding polyprenyl synthetase family protein yields MKTADEILSMVNEFLANLPYERKPKSLYEPIRYVLSMGGKRIRPTLMLLGYNLFKDNPEKILMNAVALETYHNYTLLHDDLMDNADLRRGHETVHKKWDANTAILSGDSMLVLAYERMAQCDEKHLAKVLKLFTTTALEIGEGQQFDMEFENRNDVKEEEYIEMIRLKTSVLLACALKMGAILADASDEDAENLYKFGEQIGLAFQLQDDYLDVYGDTKVFGKEIGGDITSNKKTYMLINAFNHANDAQRAELQKWVDAKEFDRKEKVAAVTRLYNEIGIDKMAQDKIAYYFEQSKKYLDAVNVPAERKEELAKYAQKMMKRQY; encoded by the coding sequence ATGAAGACAGCAGATGAAATTTTAAGCATGGTAAATGAGTTTCTGGCTAATTTGCCTTACGAAAGAAAGCCAAAGTCTCTTTATGAGCCTATCAGATACGTTCTTTCTATGGGTGGCAAGCGTATTCGTCCTACGCTCATGCTTCTGGGCTACAATCTTTTCAAGGACAATCCTGAGAAGATTCTGATGAATGCCGTTGCCCTGGAAACTTATCATAACTATACTTTGCTGCATGATGACCTGATGGACAATGCTGATTTGCGTCGCGGTCATGAAACGGTTCATAAGAAATGGGATGCCAATACGGCAATCCTCTCGGGCGACAGCATGCTCGTTCTGGCTTATGAACGTATGGCACAATGTGATGAAAAGCATCTTGCCAAGGTGTTGAAACTCTTTACGACCACTGCTCTGGAAATTGGTGAAGGTCAGCAGTTTGATATGGAGTTTGAAAACCGTAACGATGTGAAGGAGGAGGAATATATCGAGATGATCCGCCTCAAGACCAGCGTTCTCCTGGCTTGTGCCTTGAAGATGGGTGCTATCCTTGCCGATGCTTCTGATGAGGATGCAGAGAACCTGTATAAGTTTGGCGAGCAGATAGGATTGGCGTTCCAGTTGCAGGATGATTACCTCGATGTTTACGGCGATACCAAGGTGTTCGGTAAGGAGATTGGTGGCGATATCACATCCAACAAGAAGACTTACATGCTCATCAATGCCTTCAACCATGCCAACGACGCTCAGCGTGCAGAACTCCAGAAATGGGTGGATGCCAAGGAGTTCGACCGCAAGGAGAAGGTGGCTGCCGTTACCCGTCTATACAACGAGATAGGTATCGACAAAATGGCGCAGGATAAGATTGCTTATTATTTCGAGCAGAGCAAGAAGTATCTGGATGCCGTGAATGTGCCTGCTGAGCGTAAGGAGGAATTGGCAAAGTATGCTCAGAAAATGATGAAGCGCCAGTACTAG
- a CDS encoding energy transducer TonB has protein sequence MEIKKSNSAQLEDKRVTFFLLGLLLAFTFIFVGLQYQRGPQGDDDLSESMEDLSQDLEMSARPDLKDMVSAEAVSAPASKSITQEVKAAEQQTQKAPQKISSTTSELVIGDGSGVVDGAEVKEAVPETPIENPGAEAPIKLTVVQKIPQFPGGWSAFMQWLTKNLKYPVAAQKSKIQGTVVVSFIVNKDGSVANIKVSTSVDPLLDNEALRVMKMMPKWKPGIDKGKVCRTMIAIPVVFQL, from the coding sequence GTGGAAATTAAGAAATCAAATAGCGCACAACTGGAAGATAAGCGGGTTACATTTTTCCTGCTAGGGTTGCTGCTGGCTTTTACTTTCATCTTCGTAGGACTCCAATATCAGAGAGGTCCGCAGGGAGATGATGACTTGTCGGAATCGATGGAAGATCTTTCACAGGATCTGGAAATGTCGGCTCGTCCCGACCTGAAAGATATGGTGAGTGCAGAGGCTGTTTCGGCTCCTGCTTCTAAGTCAATAACTCAGGAAGTGAAGGCTGCCGAGCAACAGACTCAGAAGGCACCGCAGAAAATCAGTTCTACAACCAGCGAACTGGTTATCGGCGACGGCTCGGGTGTAGTGGATGGAGCAGAGGTGAAGGAAGCGGTTCCTGAAACTCCCATTGAGAATCCGGGAGCTGAGGCTCCTATCAAACTGACCGTCGTGCAGAAGATACCGCAGTTTCCTGGTGGCTGGTCTGCCTTCATGCAGTGGCTTACCAAGAACCTGAAGTACCCTGTAGCTGCCCAGAAGAGTAAGATTCAGGGAACCGTAGTGGTATCCTTTATCGTAAACAAGGATGGTAGTGTTGCCAATATCAAGGTAAGCACTTCGGTAGATCCATTGCTCGACAACGAGGCTTTGAGGGTGATGAAGATGATGCCGAAGTGGAAACCGGGCATCGATAAAGGCAAGGTCTGTCGCACGATGATTGCCATCCCGGTAGTGTTCCAGCTATAA
- the porQ gene encoding type IX secretion system protein PorQ has protein sequence MKKYVISAILTLFATIIDAQESQTGYNFLRLPVSAHAAALGGDNITLIEDDEALIFHNPALLSSVNDKTVNLNYMNYMSGVNTASASFNRIVNDKASWAVSAQLVDYGKMKETDENNIQMGEFSAKDIAIAGYFSYMLGEKFAGGIAAKFITSYIGDYNSIAVGVDLGINYYDPETEWSVSCVAKNLGGQLKAYDNEYEKMPIDLQLGVTKRFANAPFRVSATLVNLNHWDSSLRDHAVVGADILLSESLWIGAGYNFRRASEMKISTSEDEESSHGAGFSVGGGINLERFHLNVAYGKYHVSSSSLMLNVSYRL, from the coding sequence ATGAAAAAATATGTAATTTCCGCAATATTGACGCTTTTTGCGACAATTATTGATGCTCAAGAGAGCCAAACGGGGTATAATTTCCTTCGCTTGCCGGTGAGTGCTCATGCAGCTGCTCTGGGTGGCGACAACATCACCTTGATAGAAGATGATGAGGCACTCATATTCCATAATCCGGCTCTCCTGTCATCAGTAAACGACAAGACGGTCAATCTCAATTATATGAACTATATGTCGGGGGTGAACACTGCCTCGGCTAGTTTCAACCGTATTGTCAACGACAAGGCTTCGTGGGCTGTTTCGGCTCAGCTTGTTGACTACGGCAAGATGAAAGAGACGGATGAGAACAACATCCAGATGGGTGAGTTCTCTGCAAAGGATATTGCCATTGCGGGTTACTTCTCTTATATGCTCGGTGAAAAGTTTGCGGGTGGTATTGCCGCCAAATTCATCACTTCGTATATTGGCGATTACAATTCTATCGCTGTAGGAGTGGATCTGGGTATCAACTATTACGACCCTGAAACGGAATGGTCGGTTTCTTGCGTGGCAAAGAATCTGGGTGGACAGCTGAAAGCTTACGACAATGAATATGAGAAGATGCCGATCGACCTGCAGTTGGGCGTGACGAAACGCTTCGCCAACGCACCGTTCAGGGTATCAGCCACACTGGTCAACCTGAACCATTGGGACAGCAGTCTTCGTGATCATGCCGTAGTAGGTGCCGACATTCTGCTTTCGGAGAGCCTGTGGATAGGTGCCGGCTACAACTTCAGGAGAGCCAGCGAGATGAAAATCAGTACCTCAGAAGATGAGGAAAGCAGTCATGGAGCCGGTTTCTCTGTGGGTGGCGGTATCAACCTGGAGCGCTTCCATCTGAACGTTGCCTACGGCAAATATCACGTCAGTAGCAGCAGTCTCATGCTGAACGTAAGTTACAGATTATAA
- the cmk gene encoding (d)CMP kinase: protein MKKITIAIDGYSSCGKSTMAKDLAKEIGYVYVDTGAMYRSVTLYALRHQLFEADGAVKTEELQKEMKNISISFKFNETTGRPDCYLNGELVEKEIRSLEVSNHVSPIAAVPFVREALVEQQKKMGEDKGIVMDGRDIGTTVFPNAELKIFVTASSQVRAQRRFDELKEKGMPADFDAILKNVGERDYIDTHRETSPLRKADDAITLDNSNMTIPEQKAWLMEQYQKAIAE, encoded by the coding sequence ATGAAGAAAATAACAATAGCAATAGACGGATACTCTTCTTGCGGTAAGAGTACGATGGCAAAGGATCTTGCCAAGGAAATAGGTTATGTTTATGTAGATACGGGCGCCATGTACCGCTCGGTAACCCTCTATGCGCTGCGTCATCAGCTCTTCGAAGCCGATGGAGCCGTAAAGACTGAAGAACTGCAGAAGGAGATGAAGAACATCAGCATCTCATTCAAGTTTAATGAAACAACCGGTCGCCCAGACTGCTATCTGAACGGCGAACTGGTAGAAAAGGAAATCCGTTCATTAGAGGTTTCCAACCACGTTAGTCCGATTGCCGCTGTTCCTTTCGTCAGAGAGGCGCTGGTAGAGCAGCAGAAGAAGATGGGCGAAGACAAGGGCATTGTGATGGATGGTCGCGATATAGGTACCACCGTGTTCCCTAATGCCGAACTGAAGATTTTCGTTACAGCCAGCTCACAGGTGAGAGCACAGCGCCGTTTCGATGAACTGAAGGAAAAAGGAATGCCAGCCGACTTCGATGCGATTCTGAAGAATGTAGGGGAGCGCGACTATATCGATACCCACCGCGAGACTTCCCCACTCAGAAAGGCTGATGATGCCATCACGCTCGACAACAGCAACATGACCATTCCTGAACAGAAGGCATGGCTGATGGAACAATATCAAAAAGCAATAGCAGAATAA